Sequence from the Argentina anserina chromosome 7, drPotAnse1.1, whole genome shotgun sequence genome:
GCCGCGGCAGAGAGAGAGTGTATCGCCAACTCTTGGGAATCGGGAATGCGAGTATTGACGAGTTGACCGCGTCAAATAAGCAAAAAAATGGTACTATTCCTGCCGAGCCTAGGAGTGTGCATTTCTCACAACTAGTTTCAAGTGCCGGACTTGAGAGGCCAAATATAGCCACCAAGTTGTAAGGTAGCGTTCGGTAGGGATGTCGATCTATCGTATCGGGTTTGGGTGTTTTACatgttaaataattaaattcaaattcCACGTAGAGGTTTTTTTGTCCTCCCAGAATACGGGTAGAGTGAGGGTATGTGAGAGTGAAACTTTCAAGCGGACTAGAGTTTGTGGGAGATTAAATTTGAGGTCACTGATGGGGCAGAACATAATCTTTGGAGTATAAGTTGTTGGAATGAGTTTATCAATTATGCATAGCTTGTATGCTTCTTGATGGCGATGAAGTGAAGAGGAAGTGGGCATTTGATGTCATGAATTATTCCCCTATTGGCAAGAGGTGTGAGGTTTGTACTAACAGTGGGCATTGCCCATGTGTAGTCACTCGATTCTCCTACTACGTAGAAGTGTGTGGTATGTGATTAGATATTGACATTAACAATGTCCATTTAATTTAGGACGCATAACATGACCATGTAGTAAGAAtatcaaaatctcacagtTAGTGCTTCCACGTTGATCTATTAAATAGTAAattattgtgtttttttttcctagagGGAGAATTGTGTGGTCTGTGCTTAGAACTTGATGTAACACTTGCACAAATAGTCCACGATTAAATCACAAATTGTTGTGTCTTCCTAACCACCCACCCCTCTGGCTAGAATGGGGGGTATGATTAGAAAACCACTTGATATAAGTCATATAAGATAACTATCATTTCATTCAAGACGTATATCACCCACCCAAAAACGAGATTAAATACCACAATTAGTGCGTCAAGAGAATGTATTAAATCACAAATTGTTGCGtctctctttattttttcCCCCCTCTAATTTTGTATGAACACAACCACGAGGTAAAGCGATTAGCTTCTATAAACTTAGAgagtatatatgaatatatgatcTATTTTAGAACGAAGCAATCCGAGAGAGACTTGACAGATCTTCTAACTTTATCCATTGTTAAATCCTCCAAGGAAAGTTGAGAGACTCTCAGTCACGGTCCCACCCAACGGTCCACGGTAAAAATCTCAGTCGACACTTTGAAGCTATCAGAACCCACTTGTCTCTTATCCTAAAATCCCAAATCCCCCCTCTGCTTCTTCCAAACAAACAAATTATTCGATCTGTTATATCAACCATGGCCGGCGAGATCTTCGTCGTCTCAGCAGCCGGGCAAGGCCACCTCCAACCATGCATGGAGCTTTGCAACCACCTCCTCTCTCTCCACTACCACACCACCATCGTCATtccctcctctctctcctccgccaTCCCCTCCTCCTTTTCCCAAAACCCACTCGCCCAAGTCCTCCCCGtcaccgcctcctccggccctCCCCGGCCCGGACCCGACCCCCTCCGCCAGCAAGCCGCCCAGGACCTCGACTGTCACCTCGCCGCCCGCCCCGCCTCCGCTCCCCGCGCTCTCTGCGCCGTCATCGACTTCCAGATGGGCTGGACCAAGGAGGTCTTCTGGAAGTTCGACGTCCCCGTCGTCGGGTTCTTCACCTTCGGCGCGTGCGCCGCCGCCATGGAGTGGGGCGCGTGGAAGGTCCAGGCCAGTGACCTTCGCCCCGACGAGACCCGCCCGGTTCCCGGCCTACCCGAACAAATGGCCCTCACTTATTCCGATCTCAAACGCAAGTCGGCCGGTCCTCCACGTGGCGATCCCGGGGGTCCGAGAGGTCCACCTggcggaggaggaagaggcgGAGGTGGTGGAGGTCCGCCGAAACCGGGGAACCGCCCGCCATGGGTGCCGGAGGTGGAAGGCTCGGTGGCGCTGATGTTCAACACGTGTGACTATCTGGAGCGTCCGTTCATCCACTACATGACCGAGCAAATGGGGATTCCGACGTGGGGAGTGGGCCCGCTCTTGCCGGAATCATACTGGCAGCCGTTGGATTCCTCAATCTCCCACCGTCAGATCAGAGCTCAGCAGC
This genomic interval carries:
- the LOC126801986 gene encoding scopoletin glucosyltransferase-like — translated: MAGEIFVVSAAGQGHLQPCMELCNHLLSLHYHTTIVIPSSLSSAIPSSFSQNPLAQVLPVTASSGPPRPGPDPLRQQAAQDLDCHLAARPASAPRALCAVIDFQMGWTKEVFWKFDVPVVGFFTFGACAAAMEWGAWKVQASDLRPDETRPVPGLPEQMALTYSDLKRKSAGPPRGDPGGPRGPPGGGGRGGGGGGPPKPGNRPPWVPEVEGSVALMFNTCDYLERPFIHYMTEQMGIPTWGVGPLLPESYWQPLDSSISHRQIRAQQRQSNYSENDVVKWLDGKPVKSVLYVAFGSEVGPTAEEYPHLASALEESAGPFIWVIQSGAGGSEPGYYPDGLESRVGERALIIRGWAPQLLILSHPSTGGFLSHCGWNSTMEALGRGVPFLGWPVRGDQYFNAKLVVKHLKVGYRVAEDLSEMVRKEDIVRGIVRLMGDGEMKERAVAIREKFKDGFPASSKAALDAFGDFITSQKAT